The Mucilaginibacter mallensis genome has a segment encoding these proteins:
- a CDS encoding DEAD/DEAH box helicase: MLRVDSTKPCQIIYAIAKHEYLSFVIEPHIVQLNPNGEFSLTHQRLFSNTAKEFAHCIDETDLKLVKILEEIEQGNLIKKFYKKPIRPFEFFTKIFNEQLFDAIRPKMEKRMAEALGMLGNKEIYLMSKEGYPAERKLHIAEEPASVLFHFRRDDVEIRYFPTIKYQGMRIEFIFKGAEIICNHPAWMLLEDTLYYFDKEIEGKKLLPFLNKRYIAIPRSSEKSYFEKFVVPLIEKHSVYAEGFVINTEKYEATPILKPIYIEGGTSQLQLNFKYSGYIFPYGDGRHVSVRMDLNGDVPVFHRIKRSLGWEKNKLYELEKLGLKTVSTLFQNLEVAVSDEDADHSFSVFEWLNFHHDALAELGFVIEQPEGQKRYVFGSTRIDLEVKENNDWFDIYAVVYFGPYRIPFIQLKNHILNHKKEFTLPSGEIAVIPEKWFSQYGNLLHFSEGGDDIKLRRHHIGLVSDLAESELADVTMTRKLQKLTDFEALEEIALPQNFKGNLRPYQKAGYNWFHFLKNYHFGGCLADDMGLGKTIQTLALLQKHKEDTEAGDSKSTSLIIMPTSLIYNWLNEAKKFTPKLRLMVHTGTMRYKSPEVFSNYDVIITTYGISRIDIDLLTSFFFDYVILDESQNIKNPSSKSYQCVRQLKSRFKLILSGTPVENSVNDLWTQMSFINPGLLGTQQYFQNEFVTPIEKKKDEDKARKLQALIKPFVLRRTKEQVATELPPKTETLFYCKMSEEQSSVYEKVKSEYRNELLKSLEDGTYAKTQIQVLQGLIKLRQIANHPSMIDSEYEGDSGKFENVVHTLANVLDGGHKVLIFSQFVKQLTIYREHFDKEKIPYAYLDGSTQNRGDIVKHFQEDEKTRVFLISIKAGGVGLNLTEADYVFILDPWWNPAVEQQAIDRTHRIGQTKNVFIYKFITKDSVEEKILALQQRKLSLSRALITTEESFIKSLTADDIKEILR; the protein is encoded by the coding sequence ATGCTACGAGTCGACAGTACAAAACCTTGCCAGATAATTTATGCTATTGCCAAGCATGAATACCTGTCGTTTGTTATTGAGCCGCACATAGTTCAGCTTAATCCTAATGGCGAATTTTCGCTCACTCACCAACGCTTATTTTCCAATACCGCCAAAGAGTTTGCTCATTGTATTGATGAAACAGATCTGAAGCTCGTTAAAATACTGGAAGAAATAGAGCAGGGGAATCTGATCAAAAAATTCTATAAAAAGCCAATACGTCCGTTTGAGTTTTTTACCAAGATATTTAACGAGCAGCTATTTGATGCCATAAGGCCAAAAATGGAAAAACGCATGGCCGAAGCTTTGGGCATGCTGGGTAATAAAGAGATCTACCTGATGAGTAAGGAGGGCTACCCTGCCGAGCGTAAATTGCATATAGCCGAAGAGCCTGCATCGGTACTGTTCCATTTCAGGCGCGATGATGTGGAGATCAGGTATTTCCCGACCATCAAATACCAGGGCATGCGCATTGAGTTCATATTTAAGGGGGCGGAGATCATTTGCAATCATCCCGCATGGATGCTGCTTGAGGACACGCTGTATTACTTTGATAAGGAGATAGAGGGCAAAAAACTATTACCTTTTCTTAACAAACGCTATATAGCCATCCCACGGTCGTCAGAGAAATCATATTTCGAGAAATTTGTTGTGCCGCTGATAGAAAAGCACAGCGTATATGCCGAAGGCTTTGTTATCAATACTGAAAAATATGAAGCTACGCCAATTTTAAAGCCCATATACATTGAGGGTGGCACATCACAACTACAGCTTAACTTTAAATATTCAGGATATATTTTTCCTTATGGCGATGGCCGGCATGTTTCGGTACGTATGGATCTGAACGGCGATGTGCCTGTTTTCCACCGCATAAAACGCTCTTTAGGTTGGGAGAAGAATAAGCTTTACGAGCTGGAAAAGCTCGGTTTAAAAACAGTATCTACATTATTCCAAAATTTGGAGGTAGCGGTAAGTGATGAAGATGCCGATCACTCATTCTCGGTATTTGAATGGCTGAACTTTCATCATGATGCGCTTGCGGAGCTTGGTTTTGTAATTGAACAGCCGGAGGGCCAGAAGCGCTATGTATTCGGCTCAACCCGGATCGATCTGGAAGTTAAAGAGAACAACGATTGGTTTGATATTTATGCTGTGGTGTATTTTGGTCCGTACCGGATACCGTTCATCCAGCTAAAAAATCATATCCTTAACCATAAAAAGGAATTTACGCTGCCATCGGGCGAGATAGCGGTGATTCCTGAAAAATGGTTCTCGCAATATGGCAACCTGCTGCATTTTAGCGAAGGCGGCGATGATATTAAACTCCGCAGGCACCATATTGGCCTGGTAAGCGACCTTGCCGAAAGTGAACTGGCCGATGTAACCATGACCCGCAAGCTGCAAAAGCTAACCGATTTTGAAGCGTTGGAAGAAATTGCCCTGCCGCAAAATTTTAAAGGTAATTTAAGGCCATACCAAAAGGCAGGCTATAACTGGTTCCACTTTTTAAAGAACTATCATTTTGGCGGTTGCCTGGCCGATGATATGGGACTTGGTAAAACCATACAAACGCTGGCATTGCTGCAAAAGCATAAGGAAGATACCGAGGCTGGTGATAGTAAAAGCACTTCGCTTATCATTATGCCAACCTCACTCATTTATAACTGGTTGAACGAAGCTAAAAAGTTCACTCCTAAGCTAAGGCTGATGGTGCATACCGGTACCATGCGCTATAAATCGCCGGAAGTATTCAGTAATTATGATGTGATCATCACTACCTATGGTATCAGCCGGATAGATATTGATCTGCTTACCTCCTTCTTTTTTGATTATGTAATTTTGGATGAAAGCCAGAATATTAAAAACCCATCGTCGAAATCATACCAGTGTGTAAGGCAGCTTAAGTCGCGTTTTAAACTGATACTCAGCGGTACCCCGGTTGAAAACTCGGTTAATGATTTGTGGACGCAGATGTCGTTCATTAACCCGGGCTTGTTGGGTACACAGCAGTATTTTCAGAATGAGTTTGTAACGCCTATTGAAAAGAAAAAAGACGAAGACAAGGCCCGCAAATTACAAGCATTAATAAAACCATTTGTACTGCGCCGTACCAAGGAGCAGGTAGCCACCGAGCTTCCTCCAAAAACCGAAACCTTGTTCTATTGTAAAATGAGCGAGGAGCAATCATCGGTTTATGAAAAGGTAAAATCGGAATACCGTAACGAGCTGCTGAAGAGCCTGGAAGACGGCACCTATGCCAAAACCCAGATACAGGTGCTTCAAGGCCTGATAAAATTAAGGCAGATCGCTAACCATCCATCTATGATTGATAGCGAGTATGAGGGCGACTCAGGCAAATTTGAGAACGTGGTACATACGCTGGCTAACGTGCTTGATGGCGGGCATAAAGTGCTCATATTTTCGCAGTTTGTAAAACAGCTGACTATTTACAGGGAGCATTTTGATAAGGAAAAGATCCCGTATGCTTACCTGGATGGCAGCACGCAGAACCGTGGCGATATTGTAAAGCATTTTCAGGAAGATGAGAAAACAAGGGTGTTCTTAATATCCATAAAAGCGGGTGGCGTAGGCCTGAACCTTACCGAAGCCGACTATGTATTTATCCTCGACCCTTGGTGGAATCCTGCCGTTGAACAACAGGCTATCGACCGTACACACCGCATAGGCCAAACTAAAAATGTGTTCATCTATAAATTCATCACCAAAGATTCTGTTGAAGAAAAGATACTGGCCTTGCAGCAACGTAAACTAAGCCTGTCGCGCGCGTTGATCACCACCGAAGAAAGCTTTATAAAATCGCTTACTGCTGATGATATTAAGGAGATTTTGAGGTAG
- a CDS encoding ABC transporter permease, whose protein sequence is MPVKTTYKENIAIALNSIKGNRLRTALTALIIAIGIMALVGILTAIEGIKQQTTEAFAGLGANSFTIENQGSDLGFGNGGHRKIFPPITYEQATRFKETFKLPALVSVNLDLSGTAVVKYGNKKSNPNISYTGTNENYLMTSGYKLASGRNFSSAELDQAQSVVIVGDEIKKRFFKTVDPVNQSIFIGNNRFRIIGVFATKGSSNIGPGDRNCIIPVLRAKQIDTVSNPSFTISIMANSPTAVNATIDEATSLFRNVRDLRVSNDNNFNINRSDSIEKQLSGQIQGMTIGGMAIAFITLIGASIGLMNIMLVSVTERTREIGVRKAIGATPAIIRKQFLIEAIVICLIGGILGVFFGILIGNLIVLLTKGSFVIPWLWIVVALIVCTVIGLLSGFYPAKKASKLDPVEALRYE, encoded by the coding sequence ATGCCGGTAAAAACCACTTACAAAGAAAATATCGCCATAGCATTAAACTCTATAAAGGGTAACAGGCTGCGTACAGCGCTTACGGCTTTAATTATTGCCATTGGTATTATGGCGCTGGTGGGTATTTTAACGGCGATAGAGGGCATTAAACAACAAACTACCGAGGCATTTGCGGGCCTGGGCGCCAATTCATTTACTATTGAGAACCAGGGCTCTGATCTTGGTTTTGGTAATGGCGGACACCGGAAAATTTTCCCGCCTATAACCTATGAGCAGGCTACCCGTTTTAAGGAGACTTTTAAGCTACCCGCACTGGTTTCGGTTAATCTCGACCTGTCGGGTACGGCGGTTGTAAAATATGGTAACAAAAAAAGCAATCCAAACATTTCATATACAGGGACCAATGAAAATTATTTGATGACTAGCGGTTATAAGCTGGCATCGGGCCGTAACTTCTCCAGCGCGGAGCTCGACCAGGCCCAAAGTGTGGTTATTGTTGGTGATGAGATAAAAAAACGTTTCTTTAAAACAGTCGACCCGGTTAACCAATCTATTTTTATAGGTAATAACCGTTTCAGGATAATTGGCGTATTCGCTACAAAAGGTTCATCAAATATAGGCCCCGGCGATAGAAACTGCATTATACCTGTGCTGCGTGCCAAGCAAATTGATACGGTTTCGAACCCATCATTTACCATATCAATTATGGCAAACAGCCCAACGGCGGTAAATGCCACTATTGATGAGGCTACATCATTATTCAGAAATGTACGTGACCTACGGGTATCAAATGATAATAATTTTAACATTAACCGCAGCGATTCCATCGAGAAACAATTATCGGGGCAAATACAAGGCATGACCATAGGCGGTATGGCTATAGCCTTTATAACTCTTATTGGCGCATCTATCGGCTTAATGAATATTATGCTGGTTTCGGTGACTGAACGCACACGCGAAATAGGCGTAAGAAAAGCTATTGGCGCCACCCCGGCCATTATACGCAAGCAATTTTTAATTGAGGCCATTGTAATATGCCTTATAGGAGGTATTTTGGGTGTCTTTTTTGGGATACTGATAGGCAACCTTATTGTGCTGTTAACCAAAGGCAGCTTTGTTATTCCCTGGTTGTGGATAGTGGTGGCACTGATAGTTTGTACTGTAATTGGCCTTTTATCGGGCTTCTATCCCGCTAAAAAAGCCTCAAAGCTCGATCCTGTTGAGGCATTGAGATACGAATAG
- a CDS encoding tyrosine-protein phosphatase, which produces MFGLFKKKKKLKKHITFNYESIMVDMHSHVLPGIDDGAQTPEESIVLIKKMMELGISKIIATPHIMADFYKNTPKTIGDALETLKAELKKENIVIDIETAAEHYFDESFEASINNGSLMTMGDNYVLFEFSFISLPPNYIPVIQKMRDLGYKPILAHPERYSYMNLEQYKMLHDWGCNFQLNTISLTGYYGKDIKAAAEMLIDNELIDFISSDMHHPRHAAAFTDALRTSYIEKLLFNYPLKNIMLK; this is translated from the coding sequence ATGTTTGGTTTATTTAAGAAGAAAAAGAAGTTAAAGAAGCATATAACGTTCAATTATGAATCGATCATGGTTGATATGCATTCACATGTTTTGCCTGGAATTGATGATGGCGCGCAAACTCCTGAAGAATCGATCGTACTGATCAAAAAAATGATGGAGCTGGGTATCAGCAAAATTATTGCTACGCCGCACATAATGGCCGACTTCTATAAGAACACGCCTAAAACCATCGGCGATGCACTTGAAACACTTAAAGCCGAGCTGAAAAAAGAAAATATCGTTATTGATATTGAAACAGCTGCCGAACATTATTTTGATGAGTCGTTTGAAGCCAGTATAAATAACGGCAGCTTAATGACCATGGGCGATAACTATGTGCTTTTTGAGTTCTCATTCATTAGCCTGCCGCCTAATTACATTCCTGTAATACAAAAGATGAGAGACCTTGGCTATAAACCCATTTTGGCACATCCCGAAAGGTATTCATACATGAACCTTGAACAGTACAAAATGCTGCACGACTGGGGCTGCAACTTCCAATTGAATACCATATCGTTAACAGGCTATTATGGCAAGGATATTAAAGCTGCTGCTGAAATGCTGATTGACAATGAGTTGATAGATTTTATATCGAGCGATATGCACCACCCAAGGCATGCTGCCGCGTTCACCGATGCACTGCGCACCAGCTATATTGAGAAACTGCTTTTCAATTATCCGCTTAAAAATATAATGCTAAAATAG
- the galE gene encoding UDP-glucose 4-epimerase GalE, giving the protein MAKILVTGGLGFIGSHTVVELVNAGYEPVIIDNLSNSSPKILDQLTKIIGFKPIFHKIDLCDEHAVKKLAETEPDVEGIIHFAAFKAVGESVHLPLKYYRNNFYSMLNLLDAYAGKPINFVFSSSCTVYGQPDVLPVTEDAPVKAAQSPYGNTKQIAEEMLKDMIAAGSDYKVVSLRYFNPVGAHDSALIGELPIGVPQNLVPFITQTAIGKREKLTVFGNDYDTPDGSCVRDYIHVVDLAKAHVAALKLMEKPEFTGYDVFNIGTGDGSTVLQVINTFERVTGVKLRHEIGPRREGDVEKVWGDVTKSTNKLHWKTELNIDDMMASAWEWEKYLAENPLG; this is encoded by the coding sequence ATGGCTAAAATATTAGTGACCGGTGGTTTAGGTTTTATTGGTTCGCACACAGTTGTTGAACTTGTAAACGCAGGATATGAACCGGTAATTATTGATAATTTATCAAATTCCTCTCCCAAAATATTAGATCAGCTTACAAAGATCATCGGCTTTAAGCCCATTTTTCATAAAATTGATCTTTGCGATGAGCATGCGGTAAAAAAGCTGGCTGAAACTGAGCCCGATGTTGAGGGCATTATCCACTTTGCCGCTTTTAAAGCAGTAGGTGAATCAGTGCACTTACCATTAAAATATTACCGCAACAACTTTTACTCTATGCTTAACCTGCTGGATGCTTATGCCGGCAAACCAATAAATTTTGTGTTTTCATCAAGCTGTACGGTATACGGGCAGCCTGATGTGTTGCCGGTAACCGAAGATGCACCTGTAAAAGCGGCACAATCTCCATATGGCAATACCAAGCAAATAGCTGAAGAAATGCTGAAAGATATGATTGCGGCCGGCAGCGACTACAAAGTGGTATCATTAAGGTATTTTAACCCGGTAGGTGCGCATGATTCAGCATTAATTGGTGAGTTACCTATTGGAGTGCCACAAAATTTAGTACCTTTCATCACCCAAACAGCTATTGGCAAACGCGAAAAATTAACCGTATTTGGCAATGACTACGATACCCCTGATGGTAGTTGCGTGCGTGATTATATCCACGTGGTTGATTTGGCTAAGGCTCATGTTGCCGCGCTTAAATTAATGGAAAAACCAGAATTTACCGGTTATGATGTTTTCAATATCGGAACAGGCGATGGCAGTACAGTATTACAGGTTATTAACACTTTTGAACGCGTTACAGGTGTTAAATTAAGACACGAAATAGGCCCAAGACGTGAGGGGGATGTAGAGAAAGTATGGGGGGATGTAACCAAATCGACAAATAAGCTGCACTGGAAAACAGAACTTAATATTGACGACATGATGGCATCAGCCTGGGAATGGGAGAAATATTTAGCCGAAAACCCTTTAGGCTAA
- a CDS encoding UDP-glucuronic acid decarboxylase family protein: MATRKTVLITGAAGFLGSHLCDRFIKEDYKVIGMDNLITGDLRNIEHLFKLENFEFYNHDVSKFVYVPGELDYILHFASPASPIDYLKIPIQTLKVGSLGTHNLLGLARAKKARMLIASTSEVYGDPNVNPQPEEYWGNVNPVGPRGVYDEAKRFQEAITMAYHTFHGLETRIVRIFNTYGPRMRLNDGRVLPAFIGQALRGEPLTIFGDGSQTRSFCYVDDLVEGIYRLLHSDYAQPVNIGNPDEITIRQFGEEIIKLTGTDQKLISLPLPTDDPKQRRPDITKAKALLGWEPKVSRSEGLKITYEYFKSLPEKEILHKDFTYYNK, from the coding sequence ATGGCAACAAGAAAAACAGTATTGATAACCGGTGCTGCCGGTTTCCTGGGTTCGCATCTGTGCGACAGGTTTATTAAGGAAGATTACAAGGTAATCGGCATGGATAACCTGATCACCGGTGACTTGCGGAACATAGAACACCTATTTAAACTGGAGAACTTCGAATTTTATAACCACGATGTTTCCAAATTTGTATACGTACCGGGTGAGCTCGATTATATCCTGCACTTTGCGTCACCCGCAAGCCCGATAGATTATCTAAAGATCCCGATCCAAACCTTAAAGGTAGGTTCATTGGGTACACACAACCTGCTTGGTTTGGCACGTGCCAAAAAAGCAAGGATGCTGATCGCCTCTACATCAGAGGTATACGGTGACCCAAATGTGAATCCGCAGCCCGAAGAATACTGGGGTAACGTAAACCCCGTAGGGCCACGTGGCGTATATGACGAAGCTAAACGTTTTCAGGAAGCCATTACAATGGCTTACCATACTTTCCATGGTTTAGAAACCAGGATAGTAAGAATATTTAACACTTATGGCCCTCGCATGCGGCTGAATGATGGCCGCGTATTGCCCGCTTTTATTGGCCAGGCACTAAGAGGTGAACCATTGACTATTTTTGGCGACGGATCACAAACACGCTCGTTTTGCTACGTAGATGACTTGGTTGAAGGCATATACAGATTGCTGCACAGCGATTATGCACAACCCGTAAATATCGGCAACCCGGATGAGATTACGATAAGGCAGTTTGGCGAGGAGATCATTAAGCTAACAGGTACCGACCAAAAGCTGATCAGCTTGCCATTACCTACAGATGATCCTAAACAAAGGCGCCCGGATATTACCAAGGCTAAAGCCCTGCTGGGTTGGGAACCCAAAGTATCCCGCAGCGAAGGCCTGAAGATCACTTATGAATATTTCAAATCCCTTCCTGAAAAGGAAATTTTACATAAAGATTTCACCTATTATAACAAATAA
- a CDS encoding UDP-glucose dehydrogenase family protein has product MKIAVVGTGYVGLVTGTCLAETGNQVICVDINEQKVKMMQAGQLPIYEPGLEVLFNRNINESRLLFTTNLAEAIAEAKIIFLALPTPPGGDGSADLSYVLGAAKDIAGLITDYKVIVTKSTVPVGTADKVTAVLKANTTVECAVVSNPEFLREGVAVDDFMKPDRVVVGTMDERARKLMGELYGPYVRQGNPIIFMDERSSELTKYAANSFLATKISFMNEVANLCELVGADVDMVRRGIGSDDRIGKRFLFSGIGYGGSCFPKDVQALEKSAAENKYDFKILNAVMDVNQIQKKVLVEKMRGYYKDGLKGKKFALWGLAFKPDTDDIREAPALYIIEELLKDGATVVAFDPEGMPNVKKLLGDKITYAENRYDALNGADALLIITEWPVFRTPDFDFMKEKLKAPVIFDGRNLYDLERMKEYGFYYNSIGRKVIG; this is encoded by the coding sequence ATGAAAATAGCTGTAGTGGGGACCGGGTACGTGGGCCTGGTAACAGGAACATGTTTAGCCGAGACCGGCAACCAGGTGATCTGTGTTGACATCAATGAACAGAAAGTAAAAATGATGCAGGCAGGCCAGTTACCAATATACGAGCCGGGCTTAGAAGTGCTTTTTAACAGGAATATTAATGAAAGCCGGCTACTGTTCACCACTAACCTGGCTGAGGCTATAGCAGAAGCAAAAATCATCTTCCTGGCGCTGCCAACGCCTCCGGGTGGTGATGGCTCAGCAGATTTGAGTTATGTTTTGGGCGCTGCTAAAGATATTGCCGGGTTGATAACCGATTATAAGGTTATCGTTACCAAGTCAACGGTGCCGGTGGGCACAGCCGATAAAGTAACCGCGGTATTAAAAGCCAACACTACAGTAGAATGCGCGGTGGTGTCAAATCCCGAGTTTTTACGCGAAGGTGTAGCGGTAGACGACTTTATGAAACCCGACCGCGTAGTAGTAGGTACTATGGATGAACGCGCCCGCAAGTTAATGGGCGAACTGTACGGCCCATATGTGCGCCAGGGCAACCCTATTATTTTTATGGATGAACGCTCTTCGGAGCTTACAAAATATGCGGCAAACTCTTTCCTTGCTACCAAAATCTCGTTTATGAATGAGGTAGCTAACCTGTGCGAACTGGTAGGCGCTGATGTGGACATGGTAAGAAGAGGTATTGGTTCTGACGATCGTATCGGTAAACGCTTCCTGTTCTCAGGTATTGGTTATGGCGGCAGCTGTTTCCCTAAGGATGTGCAGGCGCTGGAGAAATCAGCAGCCGAGAACAAATACGATTTTAAGATACTGAACGCGGTGATGGATGTAAACCAGATCCAGAAAAAGGTTTTGGTTGAGAAAATGCGCGGCTATTATAAAGATGGATTAAAAGGTAAAAAGTTCGCGTTATGGGGACTGGCCTTTAAACCAGATACCGACGACATTCGCGAAGCACCTGCTTTATATATTATTGAGGAGCTATTGAAAGATGGCGCTACTGTTGTAGCTTTCGATCCCGAAGGTATGCCAAACGTAAAGAAACTGTTAGGCGATAAGATCACTTACGCAGAAAACCGCTATGATGCGCTTAACGGTGCCGACGCGTTGTTGATAATAACCGAATGGCCGGTATTCCGCACACCTGATTTTGATTTTATGAAAGAAAAATTGAAAGCACCTGTTATTTTTGACGGCCGTAACCTGTATGATCTGGAAAGAATGAAAGAATATGGTTTCTATTATAACAGTATAGGCAGAAAAGTAATCGGATAA